CCAAGCACTCAGCCCGCAGCTGCCGGGCGTCTGCCGGCCGCTCGACCGGCCGCAGGCTGAGCCGATCGAAACCGTGACCTTCGCGCGCGTCGATTGTGGTCCAACCCGGCTCGGCGGCCAGTCGCTGGCGGTGAGCGGGCTCGCCAACAGCCCCTTCCACGTCATCGTTCGGATCACTTGGAGTGATGGCACGAGCGTGCACGGGGTGCTGCAGAGTGGGGCGGAGAGCTTCGCGGTGCGCGCTAGCGCAGGTGGGCAACATGGAGGCGGGGCCGGCGCCGGCAGGGTGTTGGCGAGCTATCTGCGGCTGGGCGGCGAGCACATCCTGCTGGGCTTTGATCACCTGCTTTTTGTGTTCGGCTTGCTGCTGCTGGTCAATGGGGCCAGGGCGTTGGTCAAGACGGTCACCGCCTTCACCCTCGCGCACAGCGTGACGCTGGCGCTGTCGGCGCTGCAGTTGGTGCAGTTGCCGGCACCGCCGGTGGAGGTTTTGATTGCCGCGAGCATCGTCCTGCTGGCGCGGGAGCTGGTGCGCGACCCCGCGGCTCGGCCGACGCTGGCGCGCCGGTGTCCGTGGCTGATCGCCTTCGTCTTTGGCCTGCTTCATGGCTTCGGCTTTGCCGGCGCCTTGTTGGAGCTCGGGTTACCGCCGGCGCATGTGCCGCTGGCGTTGCTGGCGTTCAATCTCGGGGTGGAGGTTGGGCAGCTACTGTTCGTCGCGGCGCTGCTGGCAGTGCTGCCGCTGCTGCGGCGCATACCGGAGCGGGCCGCTTGGCAGCGGGCGCCGGCGTATGCAATCGGCGCCGTGGCTGCCGCCTTGGCATTGGAGCGAATCGCCCGTTTGTGGCCGCCGGTAATGTAAGGCCGTGGGGTCGGTTAGTTAACAGGTCAGAGGAAGGGGAAGGACATGCGGTT
This is a stretch of genomic DNA from Deltaproteobacteria bacterium. It encodes these proteins:
- a CDS encoding HupE/UreJ family protein, which produces MKRTARSGVAIWAIAALVPVLASAHSFEPALLELREQAAGVFDLVWKTPRVWTDASQALSPQLPGVCRPLDRPQAEPIETVTFARVDCGPTRLGGQSLAVSGLANSPFHVIVRITWSDGTSVHGVLQSGAESFAVRASAGGQHGGGAGAGRVLASYLRLGGEHILLGFDHLLFVFGLLLLVNGARALVKTVTAFTLAHSVTLALSALQLVQLPAPPVEVLIAASIVLLARELVRDPAARPTLARRCPWLIAFVFGLLHGFGFAGALLELGLPPAHVPLALLAFNLGVEVGQLLFVAALLAVLPLLRRIPERAAWQRAPAYAIGAVAAALALERIARLWPPVM